AGCGGCATGAAGGCGAAGATGGCGTGGCTCGGCGCCAGACCCAAGAGGGCGAAGGCGGCGATCGCGACACAGATCTCCAGCGCCAGCAGCACCCCGCGCAGCATCTGCAGCCGTGGCTGGCCGGAGGTGAGACCGGCGCGAAATCCCTTGCGCCACAACAGGACGAGGCACACGCCGCCGAACGCCCAGTAGCGCCACATCGTCACGAAGATGGCGGAGTGATTGTCCGCCAGAGCCTTCGAGAGACCGTCCTGGGCTGCGAAAATGATCATTGCGGCCACCATGAAGGCGACCCCGCGCAAGGTGTTGGTCGCACCTGCGGAGGTCGTGGCGGCTAGGGTATTTGCCATGGCGCCGGTATCGCCCGGCGCCCAACCGGACGCAAGGGCGCGTGCACAAGATCGCCGCACCCCTGACCACCGATCCGGCATGGCGCCGGCGGACCGGGCGCACCGGCCGCGTTCGTGTCGCGGCCGGCGGTGTCCTCAAGGTTTGCGGAAGATCTGGATGCCCCAGGCGAGGTTGCCGGCGTCCGCCGCGTCGACCCAGTGCTGCAGGCCGGTGCTCATCGAATCGATGTACTGCGCCGACACGCCGAGATCGCGCAGCCGGTCGGCATTCGCGGTCAGCTCTTCCAGGACACGGGCATAGTGCGTGCGCAGGTCCCCGGTGAGGTCCTCCTGCTCGACGAGTTGGAAGCCGGCCGCCTCCGCCGCCTCGCGGTAGAACCGGAACGAGCCGAGATCCGGCAGGCTGAGGCGGTTGTACACCGGCTGCAGCACGCCCGGCGCCACGTCGTCCGCCTGGCACGGATCGGTGAAGATCAGCGTGCCCCCCGGCTTCAGCACGCGGTAGGCCTCCGCCATCACCTTGGCGCGGTCGGACGAGTGCAGGATCGCGTCCTGGCTCCACACCACGTCCGCGCTGGCGTCCGTCTCCGGCACTTCCTCGAACACGCCGTGCTTGACGGTGATCTTGTCGGCGAGGCCGGCCTGACGCACGAGATGGCGATTGCGGTCGTTCTGCGTCGCCGAGATGTTGAGGCACAGCGCCTCCGCCCCGGTGCGCTTCACCAGCCGGCGCATCGCCCCGCCATAACCGGCGCCGAAGTCGATCACCCGCTGCCCCTCGCCGAGGGAGAGCTTGTCGATCATCCGGTCGACCGTCAGGTCGCTGGCGGCGCGGATGTCGCGGGTGTCGCCGTAGAGGCCGATGTGGAGGTCCTCGCCGCCCCAGATGGTGGAGTAGAAGGTGTCGGCGTCGTCCGAGTCGTAATAATCCTCGGTCGCCGCCCGGGTGTCGACCTCGCCGTCCGCGAGGGCCCCGCCCCACTTGCCGATCCGCATCGCCGACTTCTCGGCCACGTGCACGAAGAAGTCCGGCTCGTTCTCCTGGTAGGTCTCCTGGAAGTCGCCGTAGGTGCGGACCCGCTGGAAGCCGGCCTCCAGCAGCAGGCGGCGCATGTAGTTCTTGCGGATCGGACACAGGTTCAGAGTATAGCTCTGCCCGTCGTCGAAGTCGTACTTCATACGACAGAGACCGTCGTCGATATACTCGGGCTCGGCGGTCACCTTGTCGCCGCAATAATAGAACTTGTGCTTGGACGAGAAGCCGTGGTCCAGCATGGCGTCATAGTTGCGCTGGTCGAGGATCAGCACCCCGTCGTGCTTCAGCGCGGCATAGAACTCGGCGAGCGCGCGGCGCCGGTCGGCCTCCTCGTAGAGGTGGGTGAACGAGTTGCCGAGGCAGATGATGGCGTCGAACTTGCCGTTGATGTCGCGATTGAGCCAGCGCCAGTCGGCCTGCACGGTCTTCAGGATGCGCCCGCGCGCGGAGGCATTCTCGAACGCTTTGCTGAGCATGGCGGCCGACCCGTCGGCCGAGGTGACCTGGAATCCTGCCTCGCCCAGGCGCACCGAGTGGAAGCCCGTGCCGGTGGCGACGTCCAGCACGCTCTCCTTGCCGCGCGCGCGCAGGATGTCGATGAAGAACTGGCCTTCGCTGCTGGCGCGGCCGTCCCAGTCGATGAGCTCGTCCCACTTGTTGACGAACGCCATCACGTATTCGTTGCGGTAGTGGTCGGTGTCGCGGTCTCCGAGGGGGTCCTCGCCGTAACGCTGCTCGTCGAGTTCGAGATCGGCGTTGTCGGGAGCCGTCATGTTGGCCTGAGCCGTCATGGCCTCGTTCATTCGCATATTCCTTCCGTCGCATATTGCCGGCGCGCCGCGATGACGTGCGCGCTGCGTTGCACGCGCGTCGGCTGACACCGGCTTGGTTTTCGGACGAGGACGCGCGCTGCGGCAGGACCGCCAGGGCGGCGGCACGGGTGACGAACGGCCGAGCGACGGGCATGGGGGCGCCCAGTCGCGTCATCATCCTCCGGGTGAGGGTGTTGTAGCCGCGTTGTATAGGATTTCAATGAATTAGAGGAGCGATAGGAACAATAAATTGCCGACGCCTAGCGCGCATCGCCCACACCTTGGCAATTTTTGCCCAGCTACGGCGGCCTTCGTGGCTATCCCGGGCTCAGGCCGGCGACCAATATTCAGAAAAATCCAAGACTGAGACCGTGATATCGTTCTGTCATCTGCATCGAATTCAGGAAGATTTTTCGGCCATCGCCGTTGACAATTCGGATGCAATTCTCCGCCGGACCAATACATCCCTGAATCATCAGGGAAAGCCCGGCGGGCCGGGCCGCCTCTCGCCGCCTCTACCTGCCGGACCGGGTGGATTACCGCCGGATGCGACATTCGCTGCGGCGATGGTGCGTGAGGCGGCGGCTCGCACGCACAAAAAAAGCCCCCCAGGGGGCCGGCGGATCGCCGGTCCTGGGGGGCTTCGATCGGACGAGGCTGATGGGAGCCGGTGGATTACTCCGCGGCTTCCTTCGGGATCTCTTCGCCGGTCTCCTGGTCGACCACCTTCATGGACAGGCGGACCTTGCCGCGCTCGTCGAAGCCCATGAGCTTGACCCAGACCTTCTGGCCTTCCTTGACGACGTCGGACGACTTCTCCGGGCGACCGTTGGTCATCTGGGAGATGTGGACCAGGCCGTCGCGCGGGCCGAAGAAGTTCACGAAGGCGCCGAAGTCGACGACCTTGACGACCGTGCCCTCGTAGATGTGGCCCACTTCCGGCTCGGCGGTGATGCCACGGATCCAGTTGAGCGCGGCCTTGATGGCCTTGCCGTCGGCGGAGGCGATCTTGACGGTGCCGTCGTCGGAGATGTCGACCTTGGCGCCGGTCTTCTCGACGATCTCGCGGATCACCTTGCCGCCCGAGCCGATGACTTCGCGGATCTTGTCGACCGGGATGTTGATGACCTCGATGCGGGGGGCGTACTCGCCCAGCTCCGCGCGCGCCTCGCCGATGGCCTTGCCCATCTCGCCCAGGATATGCACGCGGCCGTCCTTGGCCTGCTCGAGGGCGACCTTCATGATCTCCTCGGTGATGCCGTCGATCTTGATGTCCATCTGCAGCGACGTGACACCGTTCATCGAGCCGGCGACCTTGAAGTCCATGTCGCCGAGGTGGTCCTCATCGCCGAGAATGTCGGACAGGACGGCGAACTTGTCGCCTTCCTTGATGAGGCCCATGGCGATGCCCGCGACCGGGGCCGACAGCGGCACGCCCGCATCCATCAGCGCCAGCGAGGTGCCGCAGACCGTCGCCATCGACGACGAGCCGTTGGACTCGGTGATCTCGGACACGACGCGCTTGGTGTAGGGGAAGTCGTGCTGGGCGGGCAGCATCGGATGGATCGCGCGCCAGGCGAGCTTGCCGTGGCCGATCTCGCGGCGGCCGGGCGAGCCCATGCGGCCGGTCTCGCCCACCGAGTAGGGCGGGAAGTTGTAGTGGAGCATGAAGCTCTCTTTGCGCGTCCCCTCCAGCAGGTCGACGAACTGCTCGTCGTCGCCGGTGCCGAGGGTGGCGACCACGAGGGCCTGCGTCTCGCCGCGGGTGAAGAGCGCCGAGCCGTGCGCGCGCGGCAGGATGCCGACCTCGGCCACGATCGGACGCACCGTCTTCAGGTCGCGGCCGTCGATGCGGGTGCCGGCGTCCAGGATCTGGCCGCGGACGATCGACGCCTCGACCTTCTTGAAGACCTCGCCGGCCTGCTGCTTGGTCGGCGCGCCCTCGGCCTCGGTGACGAACTCGGCCATCACGCGGGCCTTGACCTCGTCGATCGCGGCGCGGCGCTCGGTCTTCTCCTTGATGGCGTAGGCCTTCACCAGGTCCGCCTTGGCGAAGGAGGTGACTTTGGCGGCGAGGTCGGAATAGTCGGCCGGCTGGAAGTCGCGCGGCTCCTTGGCGGCCTTCTCGGCGAGGCGGATGATCGCGTCGATCACCGGCTGGAACTCGGTGTGGCCGAACATCACGGCGCCGAGCATGATCTCCTCGGAGAGCTCCTTGGCCTCCGACTCGACCATCAGGACCGCCTCGTCCGTGCCCGCGACGATGAGGTCGAGCGCGCTGTCTTCCATCTGGTCGAGGGTCGGGTTGAGGACGTACTCACCGTCAATGTAGCCGACGCGGGCGCCACCGATGGGGCCCATGAACGGCACGCCCGACAGCGTCAGGGCAGCCGAAGCTGCGACCATGGCGAGAATGTCGGGCTGGGTCTCAAGGTCGTGCGCCAGGGTCGTGATGATGACCTGGGTGTCGTTCTTGTAGCCTTCCACGAACAGCGGGCGGATCGGACGGTCGATCAGGCGCGAGGTCAGGGTCTCGTGCTCGGACGGACGGCCCTCACGCTTGAAGAAGCCGCCGGGGATCTTACCGGCCGCGAACGCCTTCTCCTGGTAGTTCACGGTCAGCGGGAAGAAGTCGAAGCCGGCCTTGGGCTGCTGCTCGGAGACGACGGTGGCGAGCACGGTGGTCTCGCCGTAGGTGGCGAGGACGGCGCCGTCGGCCTGACGGGCGACCTTGCCGGTCTCGAGGGTCAGCGTGCGGCCGCCCCACTCGATGGTCTCTTTCTGGACGTCGAACATATTCTTGCCTTTCATGCGGACCGGCGCTGGCGGGCAAGACGGCGGGACGCTGCTCGGACACGAGTCCGATCCCCTGCGAGGGGACCCGCAAGGGATGCACAGCGGCCGGCAATCCTGCCCCACGTCAGAGCCGGAGGCCAATGGCCTGCTGGCGGCTCACATGCCGCCGGGTGTCACGCGGCACGGAGTTGCCGCGGTCTTCGGTGTCGCGGCCGGTATGCCGCGGCGTCGTCGTGCGCGAGATCGGTCCCGCGCGGGGTGACGGCGCGTTCGACGCGCCGCCCGGTGGGGTGTTCGCCCCGCTCGTCCGCGCCGGCATCGCCGCGCCGGACGCGAAAGGCCGCCCGGAGGCGGCCTTGTGCCAGGCCGCAGGCCTAGCGGCGCAGACCCAGGCGCTGAATGATCGACTGGTAGCGCTCGACGTCCTTGCCCTTCACATAGTCGAGCAGGTGGCGGCGCTGCGAGACGAGCTTCAGAAGGCCGCGACGCGAGTGGTTGTCCTTCGCGTGGGTCTTGAAGTGCTCGGTCAGATTGATGATGCGCTCGGTCAGCAGCGCGATCTGCACTTCCGGAGAGCCCGTGTCGCCCTCCTTCGCGCCATACTCTTTGATCAGCGCCTGACGGCGCTCGGCAGTAATCGACATCGGTGTCTCCTACATTCGAGGGATGCGCGGCGAGCCGGGATGTCGTCCAGCAGGCGCGCGAAACGGGTCGTCCATAGTGTACGCGGGGCCCACCGGCCACCTCGTGGCCGGCACACCCATGCGCGGTCGTCTCGCCGTGCGGCCCATGAGGGCGGGCCGCCCGGTCTACGCCTCTAGATAAGGCGGCGATCCGCCTTTTTTAGAGGCAGCTCAGCCCGCTCGTGCGCACCCACCCGTAGTAGATGCTGGAACCGGGCGCGGCAAGCCGCACCCAAAGGTCCGCGATCGGGTCGTAGGGCACGTCGAGAATCTCGACGGCGATGCCGCTCGGCAGCGTCCCTTCCGTGGTCGTGCGGGGGGCACGGCTGTACTGGATGGGCGCACCGAGAATGCACGCGTAGGGGCTTATCACCGGTTCGGGCACCGGCACAATCACACGATCGAGATCCGCCGCGAATGCCGCCGCCGGCACGAGGCCGGCGAGGACCGCAGCGAAGAAGGCAAGGCGCATCAATCCACTCCAGGCGGGGTGACGGGAACGGTGATCCGGCGCCGCGGCGCTCGGAACACACGAACCGGTCTTAACTCCCCCGCCTGTGCCCGGCAGAGCGCGACGAGGTTGCCCGCCTCCATCGCGCGAATCTCTGCGTCTTCCACCAGCATCGGGTCACCGGGGCGCAGCAAGGACCCCTGCCCGCGCCGCAAACGCCCGGCCGCGTTGCGATCCACCTCGATTTGCGGCAACGCCAGCAGCGCGTCGGACGGGTTGCGCAGCACCGCCTCGATCGCCGCCTGCGGGTCGACCGCCAGCGCACGCAAGTCCTCCAGCGTGATCATGTCAGCCTCGGCAAAGGGACTGACCCACGTGCGCCGCAGCGCCTTGACGTGCGCGTGCGTGCCCAGCGCCTCGCCGAGGTCGCGCGCGATCGAGCGCACGTAGGTGCCCTTGCCGCAATCGGCGACGAGCGTCACTTCGTCCGTCGCCGGCTCACCGACGATCTCGAGCCGCGTCACGGTGACCACTCGCGGCTTCAGCTCCATCACCGCGCCCTCGCGGGCGAGGTCGTAGGCGCGCTGGCCGTCGATCTTCACCGCCGAGTAGCGCGGCGGGATCTGCGTGATCTCGCCGACGAAGCGGGGCAGCATCGCCTCGATCTCGCCGCGCGTCGGACGCACGTCGGAGGTGGCGATCACCTCGCCCTCGGTGTCGTCCGTGGCTGTCGCCTCGCCCCAGCGCACGGTGAACTCGTAGCTCTTGGCGCCGTCGACGACGTAGGGCACCGTCTTCGTCGCCTCGCCGAACGCGAGCGGCAGCATGCCGGTGGCGATCGGGTCGAGCGTTCCGGCGTGCCCGGCCTTCTCGGGGTTGAACAGCCGCTTCACCGCGCTCAGCGCCTGCGTCGAGGTCAGGCCCGAGGGCTTGTCGAGGACGATCCACCCGTCGAGCTGGTTCTTCGGCTTGCCGCGGCGGCGTTGACCCTTCCCGCGGGGCTTATGCGGCGCCGGAACCTGCTCGCGTTCCAGGTCGAATGTCCTCACGCGGTTCGTCTCCCATCTCATCTCGAAGTCGCTCACTCTTTCGTCTCGCCGTTGGGGTCGGCGGCGGATGTCCCCTCGCCGGCGAACGTGCCGGGGGCGGCGCGCGGCGCCTCGCCCTCGGGCGCCGCGGCGGCCGTGTCGTCGTGCTGGATGTCGGCGGCGACGGTCGGTTCGGACAGGACGTCGCGCATGCGGTCGTCGTCGTCGAACCGGGTGTCGAGCCGGAAGCGCAGCTCGGGCATGAACTTCATCTGCCGGATCTGGCGCGAGAGCTGCCCGCGCAGCGGCTTGGCCTGCCGCGCCAGCGCCTTGACGATCGCGTCCGCGTTCTCTCCGCCGAGCGGCATGACGAAGACGGTGGCGATCTTCAGGTCGGGCGACATGCGCACCTCGGGCACCGTGATCGGCTGCCGGTCGAGGTCGGGATCATAGCTCCCGCCGCGCATCAGAATATCGGACAGAGCGTGGCGGACGAGCTCGCCCACGCGCAGCTGGCGTTGTGATTGCATGTTGATCGGTCACTTTTCCAAGCCGGAGTCGGACCGGCAAGATTCTCTCGCGCGCGGCCAGGCCGCACGGGTGAATTGTCACTCTAACGGAAATGGACGGCGCCCGCAGGAGTCCCGCGGGCGTCCGTTGTCCTCTCGCGCGGTCGGCCCGCCCGGCGGGCGACCGTGACCCGCGCCGACCTCGGGCCGGCGCGGTGCGTGGAGGTTACGCGAGCGTGCGCTCCACCTCTTCGACACGGAAGCACTCGATCACGTCGCCTTCGCGAATGTCCTCGTACTTCTCGAACGCCATACCGCACTCCTGGCCGGCCTGGACGTCCTTCACCTCGTCCTTGAAGCGCTTGAGCGTCTTCAAGGTGCCTTCGTGGATCACGACGTTGTCGCGCAGCAGGCGCACGCCCGAGCCGCGCTCGACGATGCCCTCGGTGACGCGGCAACCGGCGACCTTGCCGACCTTCGTGATGTTGAAGACCTGCAGGATCTGCGCGTAGCCGATGAACGTCTCGCGGCGTTCCGGCGCCAGCATGCCGGACATCGCCTCCTTCACGTCGTCGATCAGGTTGTAGATGATCGAGTAGTAACGGATCTCGACGCCCGCGCGCTCGGCCGCTTCGCGCGCCTGCTTGTTGGCGCGCACGTTGAAGCCGACGATGATGCCGCCGGTCGCGGCCGCCAGGGTCACGTCCGACTCGGTGATCGCGCCGACGCCCTGGTGCAGGATGCGGGCCGCCACCTCGTCGGTATTGAGCTTCTCGAGCGCGCCGACGATGGCTTCCGCCGAGCCCTGCACGTCCGCCTTGAGGACGATCGGGAACTCCGACAGACCCTGCGCCTGCAGGTTCGTCATCATCTGCTCGAGCGACATGGCGGTCGACGGGGCCGCGGAGGCCTCACGCTTCAGGCGGTCGCGATACTCGGTGATCTCGCGGGCACGCTGCTCGCTCTCGACCACCACGAACTGGTCACCGGCTTCCGGCGTGCCGTTGAGGCCGAGGACCTCCACCGGCATGGACGGACCGGCTTCCTTGACCCGCTCGCCCTGGTCGGTCACCAGCGCGCGCACCTTGCCCCACTCGGTGCCGGCGACGAGGATGTCGCCGACCTTGAGGGTGCCCTGCTGCACGAGGCAGGTCGCGACCGCGCCGCGGCCCTTGTCGAGCTGCGCCTCGACGACGACGCCCTGGGCCTCGCGGTCGGGGTTGGCCTTGAGTTCCAGGAACTCGGCCTGCAGCAGACAGGCGTTGAGCAGCTCGGGCAGCCCCTTGCCGGTCAGCGCCGACACCTCGACGTCCTGCACGTCGCCCGAGAGGCTCTCGACGACGACGTCGTATTGCAGGAGATCGGTGCGCACGCGCGTCGGATCGGCGCCCGGCTTGTCGATCTTGTTGATCGCCACGATCATCGGCACGCCGGCCGCCTTGGCGTGGCTGATCGCCTCCTGGGTCTGCGGCATGACGCCATCGTCCGCCGCCACGACCAGGATGACGATGTCGGTCGCCTTGGCGCCGCGGGCGCGCATCGCGGTGAACGCGGCGTGGCCGGGCGTGTCGAGGAAGGTCACCCTGCCGCCTTCGACTTCCACCTGGTAGGCGCCGATGTGCTGGGTGATGCCGCCGGCCTCACCCTGGACGACGTTGGCCTTGCGGATCGCGTCGAGCAGGCTCGTCTTGCCGTGGTCGACGTGACCCATGATCGTGACGACCGGAGGCCGTGAGACGGCGTGCTCGGTGTCGATGTCGCGCTCCTCGAAGAGGCCGGTCTCGACGTCGGCCTCGGACACACGCTTCACGGTATGGCCGAACTCCGTCACCACCAGCTCCGCCGTCTCGGCGTCGATGATGTCGGTGATCTTGTGCATCTGCCCCTCTTTCATGAGGAGCTTGATGACGTCCACGCCACGTTCGGACATACGGGCCGCGAGGTCCTGGATGGAAATCGCGTCGGGGATGGTCACTTCACGCATAATCTTCTCGCGCGGACCAGAACGCGATCCGCCGCGCTTTTCCTTTTCACGGCGACGGCGCAGAGCGGCCAGCGACCGGCCGCGCTCGGTATCGTCCTCGAGCGCGGTGGTGATCGTCAGCTTCGTCTTGCGGCGATCGTCGCCCTTCGTGGCGGTCTTGGTCGGCGTGGCGCGGGCCTTCTTGGCCTTGGCCGATGCCGCCTCGTCCTCCTCCAGCGCGTCCTTGCGGCGCACCGGAGCAGCGCCACGGGTGCTGCGGGTTTCCGTCGTCTCCGCCGTCGCGGCGGACGCGTCGGCGGCCTTGTTGGCGGCCTCCTCGGCTTCCTTGGCGGCGCGGCGTGCGGCGAGCTCGGCCTCGGCCTGGCGGCGGGCCTCCTCACGCTCCTTGCGCAGCTCCTCCTCGGCGAGCTGGCGCTTGGCCGCGTCGATCGCCTCACGCTCGCGTACGGCCTCTTCCTGGGCGCGCAGCTTCTGCTCGCTCTCCTGGGAACGGGCCATGGCGAGGGCGCGGGCGCGGGCCTCCTGCTCGGCACGCGAGAGGGTGCGATGCACCTGGCCGCCGCCTTGACGGCGCTGGCCGCCGCGGTCGCCGGCACGATCGTTCCGATCGTTGCGGTCCGTCCGGCTGGGGGCACCGGCGTTGCGGTCGCGACCGCCGCGCGCTTCCGGACGCTCGCTGCGCACTTCGCCACGGGCGCCGGCACCGCGGGGACCCGGGGTGGAGGCGTGGGCGGAGCGGCGGCGCGGATTGTCGTCGGACGCGGGGGCGGGCGCCGGCGGCGCGGTG
This portion of the Acuticoccus sp. I52.16.1 genome encodes:
- a CDS encoding class I SAM-dependent methyltransferase — translated: MNEAMTAQANMTAPDNADLELDEQRYGEDPLGDRDTDHYRNEYVMAFVNKWDELIDWDGRASSEGQFFIDILRARGKESVLDVATGTGFHSVRLGEAGFQVTSADGSAAMLSKAFENASARGRILKTVQADWRWLNRDINGKFDAIICLGNSFTHLYEEADRRRALAEFYAALKHDGVLILDQRNYDAMLDHGFSSKHKFYYCGDKVTAEPEYIDDGLCRMKYDFDDGQSYTLNLCPIRKNYMRRLLLEAGFQRVRTYGDFQETYQENEPDFFVHVAEKSAMRIGKWGGALADGEVDTRAATEDYYDSDDADTFYSTIWGGEDLHIGLYGDTRDIRAASDLTVDRMIDKLSLGEGQRVIDFGAGYGGAMRRLVKRTGAEALCLNISATQNDRNRHLVRQAGLADKITVKHGVFEEVPETDASADVVWSQDAILHSSDRAKVMAEAYRVLKPGGTLIFTDPCQADDVAPGVLQPVYNRLSLPDLGSFRFYREAAEAAGFQLVEQEDLTGDLRTHYARVLEELTANADRLRDLGVSAQYIDSMSTGLQHWVDAADAGNLAWGIQIFRKP
- the pnp gene encoding polyribonucleotide nucleotidyltransferase; protein product: MFDVQKETIEWGGRTLTLETGKVARQADGAVLATYGETTVLATVVSEQQPKAGFDFFPLTVNYQEKAFAAGKIPGGFFKREGRPSEHETLTSRLIDRPIRPLFVEGYKNDTQVIITTLAHDLETQPDILAMVAASAALTLSGVPFMGPIGGARVGYIDGEYVLNPTLDQMEDSALDLIVAGTDEAVLMVESEAKELSEEIMLGAVMFGHTEFQPVIDAIIRLAEKAAKEPRDFQPADYSDLAAKVTSFAKADLVKAYAIKEKTERRAAIDEVKARVMAEFVTEAEGAPTKQQAGEVFKKVEASIVRGQILDAGTRIDGRDLKTVRPIVAEVGILPRAHGSALFTRGETQALVVATLGTGDDEQFVDLLEGTRKESFMLHYNFPPYSVGETGRMGSPGRREIGHGKLAWRAIHPMLPAQHDFPYTKRVVSEITESNGSSSMATVCGTSLALMDAGVPLSAPVAGIAMGLIKEGDKFAVLSDILGDEDHLGDMDFKVAGSMNGVTSLQMDIKIDGITEEIMKVALEQAKDGRVHILGEMGKAIGEARAELGEYAPRIEVINIPVDKIREVIGSGGKVIREIVEKTGAKVDISDDGTVKIASADGKAIKAALNWIRGITAEPEVGHIYEGTVVKVVDFGAFVNFFGPRDGLVHISQMTNGRPEKSSDVVKEGQKVWVKLMGFDERGKVRLSMKVVDQETGEEIPKEAAE
- the rpsO gene encoding 30S ribosomal protein S15; the encoded protein is MSITAERRQALIKEYGAKEGDTGSPEVQIALLTERIINLTEHFKTHAKDNHSRRGLLKLVSQRRHLLDYVKGKDVERYQSIIQRLGLRR
- the truB gene encoding tRNA pseudouridine(55) synthase TruB, producing the protein MRTFDLEREQVPAPHKPRGKGQRRRGKPKNQLDGWIVLDKPSGLTSTQALSAVKRLFNPEKAGHAGTLDPIATGMLPLAFGEATKTVPYVVDGAKSYEFTVRWGEATATDDTEGEVIATSDVRPTRGEIEAMLPRFVGEITQIPPRYSAVKIDGQRAYDLAREGAVMELKPRVVTVTRLEIVGEPATDEVTLVADCGKGTYVRSIARDLGEALGTHAHVKALRRTWVSPFAEADMITLEDLRALAVDPQAAIEAVLRNPSDALLALPQIEVDRNAAGRLRRGQGSLLRPGDPMLVEDAEIRAMEAGNLVALCRAQAGELRPVRVFRAPRRRITVPVTPPGVD
- the rbfA gene encoding 30S ribosome-binding factor RbfA: MQSQRQLRVGELVRHALSDILMRGGSYDPDLDRQPITVPEVRMSPDLKIATVFVMPLGGENADAIVKALARQAKPLRGQLSRQIRQMKFMPELRFRLDTRFDDDDRMRDVLSEPTVAADIQHDDTAAAAPEGEAPRAAPGTFAGEGTSAADPNGETKE
- the infB gene encoding translation initiation factor IF-2 — protein: MSETNDTGEQAGGRKQTLSLRRGGVEKGTVRQSFSHGRTKSVVVEKKKQRRVMVPGQDAPAPAAEPRRQPAAPAAEAPRRSPAQATEASAPTPASETPAAAAQSDAPAPTAAASAPAPAAESSAAPAPGADVGSDAPAETTARDQKPTADELAAQALNMSARPRIIGKAEVRTAPPAPAPASDDNPRRRSAHASTPGPRGAGARGEVRSERPEARGGRDRNAGAPSRTDRNDRNDRAGDRGGQRRQGGGQVHRTLSRAEQEARARALAMARSQESEQKLRAQEEAVREREAIDAAKRQLAEEELRKEREEARRQAEAELAARRAAKEAEEAANKAADASAATAETTETRSTRGAAPVRRKDALEEDEAASAKAKKARATPTKTATKGDDRRKTKLTITTALEDDTERGRSLAALRRRREKEKRGGSRSGPREKIMREVTIPDAISIQDLAARMSERGVDVIKLLMKEGQMHKITDIIDAETAELVVTEFGHTVKRVSEADVETGLFEERDIDTEHAVSRPPVVTIMGHVDHGKTSLLDAIRKANVVQGEAGGITQHIGAYQVEVEGGRVTFLDTPGHAAFTAMRARGAKATDIVILVVAADDGVMPQTQEAISHAKAAGVPMIVAINKIDKPGADPTRVRTDLLQYDVVVESLSGDVQDVEVSALTGKGLPELLNACLLQAEFLELKANPDREAQGVVVEAQLDKGRGAVATCLVQQGTLKVGDILVAGTEWGKVRALVTDQGERVKEAGPSMPVEVLGLNGTPEAGDQFVVVESEQRAREITEYRDRLKREASAAPSTAMSLEQMMTNLQAQGLSEFPIVLKADVQGSAEAIVGALEKLNTDEVAARILHQGVGAITESDVTLAAATGGIIVGFNVRANKQAREAAERAGVEIRYYSIIYNLIDDVKEAMSGMLAPERRETFIGYAQILQVFNITKVGKVAGCRVTEGIVERGSGVRLLRDNVVIHEGTLKTLKRFKDEVKDVQAGQECGMAFEKYEDIREGDVIECFRVEEVERTLA